The DNA sequence ATGCGCAGGCGCGGATCGACAGCGGCGAGGCGGGCGAGAACCTGCGCCACCTGTGGTCTGCCTGGAAGGCGCTCGCTTCGGCCAGGGCTGCGCGCGACCCGCTGGAGCTGGAACTGCCCGAGCGGCGCGTGATGCTCGACGAGCAGGGCCGCATCGCCGAGATCGCGGTGCGCGAACGGCTCGATGCGCACCGCGTGGTGGAAGATTTCATGATCGCCGCGAACGTCGCGGCGGCGAAGGCGCTGGAGAGCAAGGCCTCTCCGGTCGTGTACCGCGTCCACGAGCCGCCGACGCGCGAAAAGCTGATCGCGCTGCGCGAATATTTCGACTCGATCGGCAAGAAGCTGGCGCTGGGCCAGGTCATCACGCCCAGCCTGTTCAATCGCATGATCAAGGACATCGCCGATCCGGGCGAGAAGGCGCTGGTGATGGAAGCCGTGCTGCGCAGCCAGACCCAGGCCTATTACGGGCCGCGCAACGCCGGGCATTTCGGGCTGGCGCTGGGCAGCTACGCCCATTTCACCTCGCCCATCCGCCGCTATGCCGACCTGCTGGTGCACCGGGCTTTGGTGGATAGCTTCGGCCTCGAACAGCCGAGTCCCAAGGGCAAGCTGCCGCCGACCAGCGGGCTTTCAGACAAGGATCGGGACGACCTGACCAAGGTCACCGACGCGATCAGCCTCACCGAACGGCGGGCGATGGAGGCGGAGCGGGACACGATCGACCGCTATGTCGCCGCATGGCTTTCCGCGCGGGTGGGCGAGATCTTCAAATGCCGCATCACCGGCGTGCAAAAATTCGGCTTCTTCGCCACTATCGCCGCGCTGGGCGGGGACGGGCTGGTGCCGGTGTCCGCGCTGGGCCGCGAATATTTCTCCTACGACGAAGGCGCGCGCGCGCTCGTGGGGCAGGACAGCGGTACGCGCTATGCGGTGGGCGACATGCTCGACCTGAAGCTGGCCGAGGCGAACCCGCTCACCGGCGCGCTGAAGTTCGAGCCGGTGGACAGCGACGGATCGGCGATCGAACCGCGCGGCGCCCGTCCGGAAACGCATCGGCGCTCCAAGGGCAAGCCACCGATGCAGGGCAAGCGAGGCCGGCCGGCCAACATCCGTCATCAGGGCCGGAAAAGGAAATAGGCCCGGCTCAGCTGAGCCGGTCGATCTCCGCATCCGGCAGGGCGCCCGGCACCACGAAGAGCGGGCAGGACAGCGATCCGGCGGTGGCGGAGAAGTGGGTGACCAGCGGTCCCGGCGCGCCTTCGGGCGCCGCAGCCAGCACCAGCGCGGCCACCTCCGGGTGATCGGCCAGATAGTCCTTGATCACCGTCTTGGCGTCACCCACCCGCACGGCGATTTGCGGCATGCGCGCGCCTTCGCTGATGAGTTCGCCCGCCGCGCTGTTCGCCAGCACCTCCGCACGGTCGCGCGCCTCCTCCTCGATCGTGGCCTGCACGCCGCCGAAGGCGTTGAAATCCTGCTTGGGCACCAGGGCCAGAATATGCACCGCGCCCCCGGTCTTGGCGGCGCGGCGAGAGGCGAAACGCAGGGCGCTGTGCGCCTCTTCCGTCTCGTCAATGATCACCAGATATACGCGCATGTAGCCTGCTCTCCCTGCGCTGGCGTATCGGGCCAAAGCGGCGGGCGCGCAAGAACCTTGCTCCGGCGCGGCAAATTGGCCAGAGACGGGCGAAACCGGACCAGCGCATTTCGCCCCCAGGAAGGATACAGCGTCCCACTATGTCGATCGCCATCAAGATGCCCGCCCTTTCCCCCACCATGGAAGAGGGCACGCTCGCCAAATGGCTCGTGAAGGTCGGTGACAAGGTCGCCTCCGGCGACATCATGGCCGAGATCGAGACCGACAAGGCGACGATGGAATTCGAAGCCGTGGATGAAGGCGTGATCGCCGACATCGCCGTTCCGGAAGGCACGGAAGGCGTGAAAGTGGGCGCGGTGATCGCGACCCTGGCGGAAGAAGGGGAAGACCCGGCTGATGTGAAGCCGGCCGCGGGCGATTCTCCCGCTCCCGCTGCCGCACAGAAGGAGGAGGCGGCACCCGCCCCGGCGCCGGCCGCTTCCGCGGCGCCATCGCCCGCTCCTGCTCCTGCCGCCGCACCGGCTGCCACTGGCGACCGCGTAATCGCTTCCCCGCTGGCGCGGCGCATCGCCGCCGACAAGGGTGTTGACCTCGCTGCCGTGAAGGGCAGCGGCCCCAACGGGCGTATCGTGAAGGCCGATGTGGAATCCGCGCAGCCGGGCGCCGCTTCTGCCGCCGCACCGGCTTCCGCTGCTGCCCCCTCTGCCGCGCCCGCGCCGGCGCCCGTCCAGGCGCAGGATTTCGGCATCCCGCATGAAGAGGAAAAGCTCAGCGGCATGCGCAAGACGATCGCGCGCCGGCTGTCCGAATCGAAGCAGCAGGTGCCGCATATCTACCTCACGGTGGATATCCGGCTCGATGCGCTGCTGAAGCTGCGCGGCGAGCTCAATGTGGCGCTGGAACCGCAGGGCGTGAAGCTCTCCGTCAACGATATGCTGATCAAGGCACTGGCCAAGGCGCTGGTGGCGGTTCCCGCCTGCAATGTTCAGTTCGCGGGCGACAAGCTGCTGAAATTCACCCGCGCCGATGTCTCGGTGGCGGTTTCCATTCCCAGCGGCCTCATCACCCCGATCGTCAAGGATGCCGGCAGCAAGGCGATCAGCGCCATCTCCACCGAGATGAAGGATCTCGCCGCTCGCGCCCGCGACGGTAAGCTGGCGCCGGAGGAATATCAGGGTGGCACGGCCAGCCTGTCCAACATGGGCATGTACGGGATCAAGCAGTTCGAAGCGATCATCAACCCGCCGCAGGCCATGATCATGGCGATCGGCGCGGGCGAGAAGCGGCCTTACGTTGTCGAGGATTCGCTGCAGATCGCCACGGTGATGAGCGCCACGGGCAGCTTCGATCATCGCGCAATCGACGGCGCCGATGGCGCGGCGCTGATGAAGGCCTTCAAGGATATCTGCGAGGCACCGCTGGGCCTGGTGGCCTGAAGTGCATCCGGCCGCCTTCGCTTTCGCCGCTACGGCGCTCGCCACGATTCCCGTGGCAGCCGGGGCCGTGACGGGGGAGGGCGAGAATGTGCCGCTCATCGGGCGGGATGGGCCCGAAGCGGATGGCTGCGGCGGGATAGGCAAGGTGTTCGGCCTCTATGGTCCCGGCACGCAGGCCTACCTGTCGGTTCGGGAGCGGCAGGATGATCGTGCGCGCGAAAAGGATCGGCTCACGTCCGGCACGCTGGTGTGGCTGTGCGATGCGCAGGACGAGTGGCAGGGCATCGTCTATGCGGATGACGAATTGCAGGATCTCGGCGATTGCCGGGTGAGCAGTTCCGTGGCGGCGCCGGAGCCCTATAGCGGGCCGTGCCGGTTCGGCTGGGTCCACGCGCGCAATCTGCAGCTGGTGGCGCAGTGATGGTGTTTCCTACGCCCCTGAGCACCGGGCAAGATGCCGCAATGCCTCGTAATCCCACCATTTTTGACGCTTTTCATCGCGCCCGCGGGGCGCCAGGAATTTCTTGCATGAACCCTGTTCCAACGTGTTCCAAGCCAGAGGACGGCCATGACCGAGGGTGAGATTCACGCCGGCCGCGATCCCGCGATTCGGGTCACCGCCATGCCGGCGGACACCAATGCCTATGGCGATATTTTCGGCGGCTGGCTGCTCAGCCTGATGGACAGCGCCGCCGGCCTGACCGCTGCCCGCAAGGCCAAGGGCCGCGCGGTGACGGTGGCGATGGACGGCATGCAGTTCCATATGCCCGTGAAGGTGGGGGACGAGGTTTCGGTCTATACCGAGATCGAGAATGTCGGCCGCACCAGCATCACCATCGGCGTGGAAGCATGGCGGCGGGAACGGCATTCGGAGCATGCGGTAAAAGTTACCGAAGCGAAATTCACCTTCGTCGCGATTGACGAAAACAGGCGCCCCCGTCCGGTGGTCGACGGGACCGGAAGTTAGGAGCAGGCCAAGTGGCTGAGAATTACGACGTCATCGTTCTGGGTTCGGGACCGGGCGGCTATGTCGCCGCCATTCGTGCGGCACAGCTGGGCCTCAAGACCGCGATTGTGGAGCGGGAATTGCTGGGCGGCATCTGCCTCAACTGGGGCTGCATCCCGACAAAGGCGCTGCTGCGGTCGGCCGAGATCTTCCATTATATGCAGCAAGCCAAGGATTATGGCCTTGTTGCCAAGGGGATAGAGGCTGACCTTGAAGCTGTGGTGAAGCGCAGCCGCGGCGTGGCGAAGCAGCTGAATCAGGGCGTCACGCATTTGATGAAGAAGAACAAGATCGCCGTGCATATGGGCACCGGCACGTTCAAGAATGCGACCACGCTGGAAGTGAAGGGGGAAAAGGGCAGCGAGACCATCTCCGCCAAGCACATTATCGTCGCCACCGGCGCGCGCGCGCGCGACCTCCCGTTCGCCCCCGCCGACGGCAAGCGGGTGTGGACCTATCGCCATGCAATGACGCCGGGCGAAATGCCGGGCAAGCTGCTGGTGATTGGCTCGGGCGCAATTGGTGTCGAGTTCGCCAGCTTTTACAACGACATGGGCGCCGATGTTACCATGGTCGAGATGCTCGACCGGATTGTGCCGGTCGAAGATGCCGATGTCTCCGCCTTCCTGCATAAGCAGCTGACCAAGCAGGGCATGACGATCAAGACCGGCGCCGCGCTGGAAGAGCTCAAGGTTTCCGACAAGGGCGTGTCCGCGAAGATCAAGGGCAAGGACGGTAAGGTCGAAAGTGCCGAATATAGCCATGTGATCGTCGCCATTGGCATCCAGCCGAACACGGAAAACATCGGCCTCGAAAAGCTGGTGGAGATGGATCGCGGCTTCATCCAGATCGATCCCTATGGCCGCACGAAGAG is a window from the Altererythrobacter sp. B11 genome containing:
- a CDS encoding ribonuclease R family protein, yielding MAKAKHSGLPTSRQILDFIQSSDTPAGKREIARHFGLKGQEKIALKHLLRDMAEEGLIDGQRTAYHRMGGVPKVTVLRVVDVEDGEAIAVPDAWQPDDATPPPRLRLVEGKKGGALRPGDRVLARTEESGSGWRAFPMKKLPSRTDAVLGVVEVDGAGKAWLAPVDKRIRNSSPIADLGGAEPGNLVLAEAAGRSPRAGVKVIEVLGDPLAPRSYSLIAIHKYGIPHVFPEDAVTEAEAAAKLPLAEDRREDLRHLPIVAIDPADARDHDDAIWAEPDGEGGFRAVVAIADVSFYVRPGGALDREARKRGNSVYFPDRVVPMLPEVLSADVCSLHEGEDRAAMACHLVISADGQVKSWRFTRALVRISETIAYEDAQARIDSGEAGENLRHLWSAWKALASARAARDPLELELPERRVMLDEQGRIAEIAVRERLDAHRVVEDFMIAANVAAAKALESKASPVVYRVHEPPTREKLIALREYFDSIGKKLALGQVITPSLFNRMIKDIADPGEKALVMEAVLRSQTQAYYGPRNAGHFGLALGSYAHFTSPIRRYADLLVHRALVDSFGLEQPSPKGKLPPTSGLSDKDRDDLTKVTDAISLTERRAMEAERDTIDRYVAAWLSARVGEIFKCRITGVQKFGFFATIAALGGDGLVPVSALGREYFSYDEGARALVGQDSGTRYAVGDMLDLKLAEANPLTGALKFEPVDSDGSAIEPRGARPETHRRSKGKPPMQGKRGRPANIRHQGRKRK
- a CDS encoding universal stress protein, producing the protein MRVYLVIIDETEEAHSALRFASRRAAKTGGAVHILALVPKQDFNAFGGVQATIEEEARDRAEVLANSAAGELISEGARMPQIAVRVGDAKTVIKDYLADHPEVAALVLAAAPEGAPGPLVTHFSATAGSLSCPLFVVPGALPDAEIDRLS
- a CDS encoding pyruvate dehydrogenase complex dihydrolipoamide acetyltransferase, whose amino-acid sequence is MSIAIKMPALSPTMEEGTLAKWLVKVGDKVASGDIMAEIETDKATMEFEAVDEGVIADIAVPEGTEGVKVGAVIATLAEEGEDPADVKPAAGDSPAPAAAQKEEAAPAPAPAASAAPSPAPAPAAAPAATGDRVIASPLARRIAADKGVDLAAVKGSGPNGRIVKADVESAQPGAASAAAPASAAAPSAAPAPAPVQAQDFGIPHEEEKLSGMRKTIARRLSESKQQVPHIYLTVDIRLDALLKLRGELNVALEPQGVKLSVNDMLIKALAKALVAVPACNVQFAGDKLLKFTRADVSVAVSIPSGLITPIVKDAGSKAISAISTEMKDLAARARDGKLAPEEYQGGTASLSNMGMYGIKQFEAIINPPQAMIMAIGAGEKRPYVVEDSLQIATVMSATGSFDHRAIDGADGAALMKAFKDICEAPLGLVA
- a CDS encoding acyl-CoA thioesterase, with protein sequence MTEGEIHAGRDPAIRVTAMPADTNAYGDIFGGWLLSLMDSAAGLTAARKAKGRAVTVAMDGMQFHMPVKVGDEVSVYTEIENVGRTSITIGVEAWRRERHSEHAVKVTEAKFTFVAIDENRRPRPVVDGTGS
- the lpdA gene encoding dihydrolipoyl dehydrogenase, whose amino-acid sequence is MAENYDVIVLGSGPGGYVAAIRAAQLGLKTAIVERELLGGICLNWGCIPTKALLRSAEIFHYMQQAKDYGLVAKGIEADLEAVVKRSRGVAKQLNQGVTHLMKKNKIAVHMGTGTFKNATTLEVKGEKGSETISAKHIIVATGARARDLPFAPADGKRVWTYRHAMTPGEMPGKLLVIGSGAIGVEFASFYNDMGADVTMVEMLDRIVPVEDADVSAFLHKQLTKQGMTIKTGAALEELKVSDKGVSAKIKGKDGKVESAEYSHVIVAIGIQPNTENIGLEKLVEMDRGFIQIDPYGRTKSKGLWAIGDCVPGPWLAHKASHEGVTAAEAIAKELGNKDVHPHPLDRNNIPGCTYCHPQIASVGMTEAKAKEAGYTVKVGNFPFIGNGKAIALGEPEGFVKTVFDAKTGELLGAHMIGAEVTEMIQGYTVGKTLETTEAELMNTIFPHPTISEAMHESVLGAYGRALHI